In Bacillota bacterium, the following are encoded in one genomic region:
- a CDS encoding methylated-DNA--[protein]-cysteine S-methyltransferase, translating into MQSASYKTIETPIGPLTLYSVDDALVKIEFSDKTSDNAFEYMKSRFGDYEITEKSAVLNKTEEELLEYFSGKRRDFSVKTRLLASDFSMKVYERLLRIPYGQVTSYSDIARDIGFPKAFRAVGNANNKNPIPIIYPCHRVNARDGQLSGYAGGTSVKRRLQELEQNVLMRSRDDIISQNELFNPGVTAYIRSFLREDEKYREILSHAAENNIPVVKPETASLLKLICAVKRPEKILEIGTATGFSALIMADASPGLQRLLTIERDEARAKKAEENIKDSRIELRCGDALELISGIDEKFDLIFVDAAKGQYYKFLEMCLPKMREQGIMIFDNVLYKGITADLTAVKHKNRTIARNLKIFTDMAMNDDRLISTILPTGDGVLLSVLK; encoded by the coding sequence ATGCAGTCAGCGTCATACAAGACAATTGAAACGCCGATTGGCCCCCTTACGCTTTACAGCGTTGACGACGCACTTGTAAAGATAGAATTTTCAGACAAGACAAGCGATAACGCTTTTGAATATATGAAAAGCCGCTTTGGCGATTATGAAATCACCGAAAAATCCGCCGTTCTTAACAAAACGGAAGAAGAGCTTTTAGAATATTTTTCGGGAAAACGCCGGGATTTCAGTGTCAAGACAAGGCTTTTGGCATCCGACTTCAGCATGAAAGTGTATGAAAGGCTTTTGAGGATTCCTTACGGGCAGGTGACAAGCTATTCCGACATTGCCCGTGACATAGGTTTCCCCAAGGCTTTTCGTGCTGTCGGAAACGCAAACAACAAAAACCCAATACCTATAATCTATCCCTGCCACCGTGTGAACGCGAGGGACGGGCAGCTTTCAGGATACGCCGGGGGAACGTCGGTGAAACGCCGCCTGCAGGAGCTGGAGCAGAACGTGCTGATGCGCTCTCGTGATGATATAATAAGCCAAAACGAGCTTTTTAATCCAGGAGTGACCGCATATATTAGGTCGTTCCTGCGGGAAGATGAGAAATATCGTGAAATACTCTCGCATGCGGCAGAGAACAATATCCCTGTCGTAAAGCCGGAGACAGCATCTCTTTTAAAGCTTATATGCGCTGTCAAAAGACCTGAAAAGATCCTTGAAATAGGCACCGCGACAGGCTTTTCTGCTTTGATTATGGCAGACGCATCCCCGGGGCTTCAACGCCTTTTGACGATCGAGAGGGATGAGGCGAGGGCAAAAAAAGCGGAAGAAAATATTAAGGACAGCCGGATCGAGCTTAGGTGCGGCGACGCGCTTGAACTTATCAGCGGGATAGACGAAAAGTTTGATCTAATCTTTGTGGACGCCGCAAAAGGGCAGTATTACAAGTTTCTGGAGATGTGCCTGCCTAAAATGCGGGAACAGGGCATTATGATATTTGATAACGTGCTGTATAAGGGCATAACCGCCGACCTTACGGCTGTTAAACACAAAAACAGGACGATTGCGAGAAACCTTAAGATATTTACTGACATGGCTATGAATGACGACAGACTTATAAGTACGATTTTACCGACGGGCGACGGTGTACTGCTGTCGGTTTTAAAATAA
- a CDS encoding ATP-binding protein, which translates to MKENILLKQYIDLSTLTVYRGVLESKPVDTLYRLFGEIAKGNADPGELCGMYATVYYELAKQDAGTLEESITPFLKFNVSPYARAAACGEGEDRLAKAAHRDLDILSALCALPCSVIKSSIDNVCGFQASSGLPDWKTSEKPIDFDALTVFHRINGYGIFAKSHAFVWENGALRAIKNPDTINVENMVGFEWQREQVINNTRALCKGNRVNNILLYGDSGTGKSATVKSMVNIPEFYNLRIIELPKDHLSEIPDVLRLVSGHQQKFVFFIDDLSFENNEEVFSSLKIVLEGGLEMRPQNVVIYATSNRRHLVREYFNERKGTLSTDAEEEVHANETVQEKISLSERFGIKIPYMALNKKEFINLVQELAKQENIPMSEDELSARAIEWESHYPGRTPRTAHQFIDYLKTL; encoded by the coding sequence ATGAAGGAAAACATACTTTTAAAACAATATATAGATTTATCGACTTTGACCGTATACAGAGGAGTGCTGGAAAGTAAACCAGTAGATACTCTATACAGACTGTTCGGAGAAATAGCGAAGGGAAATGCAGACCCCGGCGAGTTATGCGGAATGTATGCAACCGTGTATTACGAGCTTGCAAAACAGGATGCAGGAACGCTTGAAGAGAGCATAACACCTTTCTTAAAATTCAACGTTTCGCCTTACGCCAGAGCCGCCGCATGCGGTGAGGGGGAAGACAGACTCGCAAAAGCCGCACACCGCGACCTTGATATTTTATCGGCGCTTTGCGCGCTGCCTTGCTCTGTAATAAAAAGCTCAATAGATAACGTATGCGGATTTCAGGCTTCTTCCGGCCTGCCTGATTGGAAAACAAGCGAAAAACCGATCGATTTTGACGCGCTGACCGTTTTCCACCGTATCAACGGCTATGGCATTTTTGCAAAAAGCCATGCATTTGTTTGGGAGAACGGTGCGCTTCGGGCGATAAAGAATCCCGACACCATCAATGTCGAGAACATGGTCGGCTTTGAGTGGCAGCGCGAGCAAGTCATCAACAATACCCGTGCGCTGTGTAAGGGCAACAGGGTAAACAACATACTTTTATACGGCGACAGCGGAACTGGTAAATCCGCGACTGTAAAGTCGATGGTCAACATCCCTGAATTCTATAATCTCCGCATAATCGAGCTGCCGAAAGACCATCTTTCAGAAATACCCGACGTGCTTCGTCTGGTATCGGGACATCAGCAGAAATTTGTGTTCTTTATCGACGATCTGAGCTTTGAAAATAACGAAGAGGTATTTTCAAGCCTTAAAATAGTGCTGGAGGGCGGCCTTGAAATGCGTCCCCAGAACGTCGTAATATATGCAACCTCTAACCGTCGCCATCTCGTACGCGAGTATTTCAATGAACGCAAGGGCACTCTTTCGACTGACGCCGAGGAAGAAGTCCACGCAAATGAAACGGTTCAAGAGAAGATATCTCTGTCGGAACGTTTCGGTATTAAGATCCCGTACATGGCACTTAATAAGAAAGAGTTCATAAATCTGGTGCAGGAGCTTGCAAAGCAGGAGAACATCCCCATGAGCGAAGACGAGCTTTCGGCAAGGGCGATCGAGTGGGAAAGCCACTATCCCGGCAGAACGCCGAGAACAGCGCACCAGTTCATAGATTACTTAAAAACACTGTAA
- a CDS encoding Dabb family protein: MVKHFVLFRLLDNAEGKTKDENAKFIKQGLEALNGVVPGLIRLEVGINFKPSETASDVVVNAEFEDKDALEGYIVHPQHQAVAQYIAKVRSERRVIDYIV; encoded by the coding sequence TTGGTCAAACATTTTGTATTGTTCCGCCTGCTGGACAATGCCGAGGGAAAAACAAAAGATGAGAATGCAAAATTTATCAAGCAAGGGCTTGAGGCGCTCAACGGGGTTGTTCCCGGTCTTATCCGCCTTGAGGTAGGAATCAATTTTAAACCGTCTGAAACAGCCTCCGACGTTGTTGTCAACGCTGAATTTGAGGATAAGGATGCTCTTGAGGGATATATAGTGCATCCGCAGCATCAGGCCGTCGCTCAGTATATCGCGAAGGTGCGAAGTGAGCGCCGCGTTATAGATTATATAGTTTAG